One window of Plasmodium relictum strain SGS1 genome assembly, chromosome: 14 genomic DNA carries:
- the G3PAT gene encoding glycerol-3-phosphate 1-O-acyltransferase, putative, with protein sequence MIKINIYLLTIMIFLVFEIINVENLKKRSFYLKNSDFQYMTKGFHKNKPLKSYLSNFTTNNININYILKDNTYEGAYEIIYDKLELLKKENSDNIDHINTFEGFLEKYKEEIKKHKSCTPQVFLDIFLQFIEAFNKYRYYSFPNVHRYDESLYEWSLNFWSQLIDKKNSKFLGIENIKKIEKWKEEGHNIIIFGNHHIEADANIIKYFFDVHGSQDISRNMIFIGGHKIRTDPLSRPFSVAANLLCIYSKKYIENPPHLKEEKILFNHKSLNALRNLFNQGKQIIWLAPSGGRDRKGSDGHIKISPFDPKIIQTFHIFAKRSKVKTHFIGLALYTYNICPPPNTIDIDEIEKTRSCSYSSVSLNLGEDIFDLYPDMKESEITKNLYNYVNQLYDQIR encoded by the coding sequence ATGATTAAAATtaacatttatttattaaccATCATGATTTTTTTggtttttgaaataataaatgttgaaaatttgaaaaaaagatccttttatttaaaaaacagTGATTTTCAATATATGACAAAAggttttcataaaaataaacctTTAAAATCTTATTTATCAAATTTCACAACCAATaacattaatataaattatattttaaaagataatacATATGAAGGGGCTTATGAAATAATTTATGATAAATtggaattattaaaaaaagaaaatagtgATAATATAGATCACATTAATACATTTGAGggttttttagaaaaatacaaagaagaaattaaaaaacataaGTCTTGCACACCACAAGTATttttagatatttttttacaatttatTGAAGCATTTAACAAATATAGATATTATTCCTTTCCTAATGTTCACAGATATGATGAAAGTTTATATGAATGGTCATTAAATTTTTGGTCTCAattaatagataaaaaaaattctaaatttttaggtattgaaaatattaagaaaataGAGAAATGGAAAGAAGAAGGTCacaatataattatattcgGAAATCATCATATTGAAGCAGATGCAAATAtaataaagtattttttcGATGTTCATGGTTCTCAAGATATCTCAAGAAATATGATTTTTATTGGTGGTCATAAAATAAGAACAGATCCCTTATCAAGACCTTTTAGTGTTGCAGCTAATCTTCTTTGTATTTATTCTAAAAAGTATATTGAAAATCCTCCTCATTTAAAAGaggaaaaaattttatttaatcatAAATCTTTAAACGCTCTAAGAAATTTATTCAACCAAGGGAAACAAATTATATGGCTAGCACCAAGTGGGGGGAGAGATAGAAAAGGTTCGGATGGCCATATTAAAATTTCTCCTTTTGATccaaaaataatacaaacaTTTCACATTTTTGCAAAAAGATCAAAAGTAAAAACCCATTTTATAGGATTAGCGTTATATACTTATAATATATGTCCTCCACCAAACACAATTGATATTGATGAAATTGAAAAAACAAGGTCATGTTCTTACTCCTCTGTAAGTTTAAACCTAGGAGAAGATATTTTTGATTTATATCCTGATATGAAAGAAAGTGAAATAACTAAAAATCTATATAACTATGTTAATCAGTTATATGATCAAATACGCTAA
- a CDS encoding chromosome segregation protein, putative — MHIEEIILDGFKSYPTKTVIGPFHPQFNAITGLNGSGKSNVLDAICFVMGISNLNLIRVNRLDELIYKQGQAGITKGSVTIKFNNEEKPSPLQEPYRDMKNITITRQIVLGGRNRYLLNSHNAKPKDISDFFQSLKLNINNPHFLIMQGKITKVINMKPIELLGLIEESSGTKLYEVKRTNAIKLMMKKDQKLNEINKVLVEEIEPTLVKLKKEKEEYNKFVSNNEEIEKYEKVEISYKYYVAKNMMEKCQEKIEYSKNEQKNLEGEIHDIEKEITKYKKEKEKIVSETTIANEPMKLLIQEKEQLEKKISRLQSEAKIENKEKEKEKKKKEDIKKEIKQIEKKLDDYQKYDEKNNKNLKSYEDLKKKIDVLKEELNEKQLTMNCLLSGGINNNQYTGSFREQLKNYKTDLSKTETQINNLLQNSKHLEKEIITLKEQRKKFEKEFNEINKEKEMEEKKKISCEKELHKLNEKYNNFIELEKLQEEKNILTNEVEKLKQELIVLKNLVSNVKIEYKIPSNMKSTDILGQIYELIKIKKEYGNTALAVHLILGGKLSYLLVHNKENSKKLFEYNNFSKSTKRVTLLPLDDCVISRELNEKNIEECRKHVGLDIKDKKSVIYFLDIMEYDKKLERLIKYLFNGTLICSNVDLCKKITYNTNRKLSYPTITLEGDKFDTSGSMSGGSNKNVNLFLLNYEKYENKKKEYSEKESQLKIINEKLIILEKEEEKRKKFSKELQIYTNNLSNIENRIETSKYGNLNQKIEEHKQEIEKGRKELNELYEEQKKLTEVIRKIEKDISEYEANKDKKEDDLKKSIKKLKNKIKELEAEEHKKKEEVDDVFLQIENYKKQMEKENNDLNNVDETINEIEKRIVEIENNINITKEDLKKVEEKIIDLQASFSSYESEIKNIIKAIEDLEKKKSEDMLELKKLENSLIDLQKESKTASDTVKYLNKTHVWIESYEPLFNKKYTPYDFENFRHDAIKKKIQALQSEQNKLSININRKAIQMYEQVQVDYKDLITKKSQVEEDKKKIQEVIADLDVKKSESLLAMYQQINEYFQAIFSTLLNNAQAKLCIIDGNLSNGIEMKIAFNNNWKESLTELSGGQRSLLALSLILALLKVRTVPMYILDEIDAALDLNHTQNIGDMIRTQFPHSQFIIVSLKEGMFSHADVLFKMRFIDGISTVNRHSLDIRQNTNKKEVNEVKRRRVTIHEKESDED, encoded by the exons atgcatatagaagaaataattttagaTGGTTTTAAAAGTTATCCTACTAAAACAGTAATTGGGCCATTTCACCCTCAATTCAATGCAATAACTGGTTTAAATGGGAGTGGTAAATCCAATGTTTTAGATGCTATTTGTTTTGTTATGGGAATAAGCAATTTAAATTTGATTAGAGTAAATAGATTGGatgaattaatttataaacaGGGTCAAGCTGGAATAACAAAAGGAAGTGTTACTATAAAATTTAACAATGAAGAAAAACCTAGCCCTTTACAAGAACCATATAgagatatgaaaaatattacaatTACTAGACAAATAGTATTAGGAGGAAGAAATAGATATCTTTTAAACAGTCACAATGCAAAACCAAAAGATATTAGTGATTTTTTTCAATCactaaaattaaatattaataaccCACATTTCCTAATTATGCAAGGGAAAATTACAAAAGTTATTAACATGAAACCAATAGAGCTTCTTGGTTTAATTGAAGAATCAAGTGGTACTAAACTTTATGAAGTTAAAAGAACTAATGCTATTAAgttaatgatgaaaaaagatcaaaaattaaatgaaataaataaagtatTAGTAGAAGAAATAGAGCCTACTctagtaaaattaaaaaaagagaaagaagaatataataaatttgttagtaataatgaagaaattgaaaaatatgaaaaagttGAAATATCTTATAAATACTATGTTGCTAAAAATATGATGGAAAAGTGTcaagaaaaaattgaatattctaaaaatgaacaaaaaaatttagaaggAGAAATACATGatattgaaaaagaaataactaaatataaaaaagaaaaagaaaaaattgttaGTGAAACTACTATAGCAAATGAGCCTATGAAACTTCTTATACAAGAGAAAGAACAATTAGAGAAAAAGATTTCTCGCTTACAATCAGAAgctaaaattgaaaataaagaaaaggaaaaagaaaaaaaaaaaaaagaagatataaaaaaagaaataaagcAAATAGAAAAGAAATTAGATGATTATCAAaaatatgatgaaaaaaataataaaaatttaaagtcGTATGAagatctaaaaaaaaaaattgatgttttaaaagaagaattaaatgAGAAACAACTTACCATGAATTGTCTATTAAGTGGGGgaattaataataatcaaTACACAGGCTCTTTTAGAGAAcagttaaaaaattataaaactgATTTAAGCAAAACAGAAACTcagataaataatttattacaaAATAGTAAACATCTTGAAAAGGAAATTATTACCTTAAAAGAACAGAGAAAGAAATTTGAAAAAGagtttaatgaaataaataaagaaaaagaaatggaagaaaaaaagaaaatatcaTGTGAAAAAGAATTACATAAGTTAAATgagaaatataataattttatagagTTAGAGAAATTGCAAGAGGAGAAAAACATATTAACAAATGAAGTAGAAAAGTTAAAACAGGAATTAATAGTATTAAAAAATCTAGTTAGTAATGTtaaaatagaatataaaaTTCCAAGTAATATGAAATCAACTGATATATTAGGACAGATATatgaattaattaaaattaaaaaggaatATGGTAATACTGCATTAGCAGTTCATTTAATATTAGGAGGAAAGTTATCATATTTACTTGTtcataataaagaaaatagtaaaaaattatttgaatataataaCTTTTCTAAAAGTACTAAAAGAGTAACATTGTTACCTTTAGATGACTGCGTAATTTCAAGAGagttaaatgaaaaaaatatcgAAGAATGCAGAAAACATGTAGGATTAGATATAAAGGATAAAAAATcagttatttattttttagacATTATggaatatgataaaaaattagaaagactcattaaatatttatttaatggaACACTAATATGCTCTAATGTtgatttatgtaaaaaaattacttataATACAAATAGAAAATTATCTTATCCTACTATAACCTTAGAGGGTGATAAGTTTGATACATCAGGAAGTATGTCGGGTGgttctaataaaaatgtaaatttgtttttattaaattatgaaaaatatgaaaataaaaagaaggAATACAGTGAAAAAGAAAGCCAATTAAAAATCATAAATGAAAAGTTAATAATTTTAGAAaaggaagaagaaaaaagaaaaaaattttctaaagAATTACAAATTTATACGAACAATTTAAGTAATATTGAAAACAGGATAGAAACTAGTAAATATGGAAATTTGAAtcaaaaaatagaagaacaTAAGCAAGAAATAGAAAAGGGAAGAAAAGAGCTTAATGAATTATAtgaagaacaaaaaaaattaactgaGGTTATACgtaaaattgaaaaagatATATCAGAATATGAAgcaaataaagataaaaaagaagatgatttaaaaaaaagcataaaaaagttaaaaaataaaataaaagaattagaaGCAGaagaacataaaaaaaaagaagaagtaGATGATGTCTTTTTACAAATAGAAAACTATAAAAAACAAatggaaaaagaaaataatgatttaaataatgttGATGAAActataaatgaaatagaaaaaagaatagtagaaatagaaaataatattaatattacaaaagaagatttaaaaaaagtagaagaaaaaataatagatcTTCAGGCAAGTTTTAGTTCTTATGAAAgtgaaattaaaaacataattaAGGCAATTGaagatttagaaaaaaaaaaaagtgaagatatgttagaattaaaaaaattagaaaatagtTTAATTGATTTACAAAAAGAATCAAAGACAGCAAGTGATACtgtgaaatatttaaataaaactcATGTATGGATAGAATCATATGAACCtttgtttaataaaaaatatactccTTATGATTTCGAAAATTTTAGACATGACgctatcaaaaaaaaaatacaggCATTACAAAGTgaacaaaataaattatctataaatattaatagaaaAGCAATTCAAATGTATGAACAAGTACAAGTGGATTATAAAGATTTAATAACTAAGAAATCTCAAGTAGAAgaggataaaaaaaaaatacaagaaGTCATAGCAGATCTTGatgtaaaaaaaagtgaaagtTTATTAGCAATGTATCAACAaattaatgaatattttCAAGCAATTTTTTCTActcttttaaataatgcaCAAGCTAAATTGTGTATTATTGATGGAAACTTATCCAATGGAATAGAAATGAAG aTTGCATTTAACAATAACTGGAAGGAATCCCTAACTGAATTAAGTGGTGGGCAAAGAAGCCTTTTAGCACTGTCTTTAATTTTAGCATTATTGAAAGTTAGAACAGTaccaatgtatattttggaCGAAATTGATGCAGCACTAGATTTAAATCATACTCAGAATATTGGGGATATGATAAGAACTCAATTCCCTCATTCTCAATTTATTATTGTTTCGTTAAAAGAAGGTATGTTTTCTCACGCTGatgttttatttaaaatgagATTTATAGATGGTATTTCTACAGTAAATAGGCATTCTCTAGATATCAGacaaaatacaaataaaaaagaagttaATGAAGTAAAAAGAAGAAGAGTTACAATTCATGAAAAGGAATCTGACGAagattaa
- a CDS encoding ferredoxin, putative, which produces MNIAIIFLILLSSIQYCNTYKLNSNKISFNYMFGNKKIINNRKNYFCSKFLSRLINYNKESCVFINKKYVPNINVHCIKKRFSSSPEKNKLFYTITLRTNEGEKKIECSEDEYILDASERQNVELPYSCRGGSCSTCAAKLIQGEVDNEEQSYLDEEQLKQKYVLLCTCYPKSDCVIETHKEDELHDM; this is translated from the coding sequence atgAATATagcaataatatttttaatattattatctaGTATACAATATTGTAATACATATAAGTTAAATAGCAACAAAATATCCTTTAATTATATGTTtggtaataaaaaaattataaataaccgaaaaaattatttttgctCAAAATTCCTAAGTAGGctaattaattataataaagaatcatgtgtttttataaataaaaaatatgtgcCTAACATAAATGTGCactgtattaaaaaaaggttTTCTAGTTCTcctgaaaaaaataagttattTTATACTATAACATTAAGGACAAATGAAGGGGAAAAGAAAATTGAATGTAGTGAAgatgaatatatattagaTGCGAGTGAAAGGCAAAATGTTGAATTACCATACAGTTGTAGAGGGGGAAGTTGTTCAACATGTGCGGCTAAATTAATTCAAGGGGAAGTTGATAATGAAGAACAAAGTTACTTAGATGAGGAACAATTAAAGCAAAAGTACGTTCTTTTATGTACATGTTATCCTAAATCAGATTGTGTTATTGAAACACATAAAGAAGATGAACTACATGACatgtaa